A part of Campylobacter ureolyticus ACS-301-V-Sch3b genomic DNA contains:
- a CDS encoding type IV pilus twitching motility protein PilT, which produces MEKSNIKTDIQTLLRVQINNDASDLHMVSRSAPQIRIDGKLVPLDMPNLTGTDIEHLCYAIITDAQKSELEEKKELDFAVEIPNIGRFRGNYYYTMNGDLAAAFRKIPVDIPSLDDLRAPSIFKELVKREKGMILVTGPTGSGKSTTLAAMLNEINLNERKHIITVEDPVEFVHDNKKCLFSHRNIGTDTHSYANALKYALREDPDIILIGEMRDKETISIAITAAETGHLVFATLHTNSAMQTISRIVDSFDGSEQTQIRNMLSVSLSAIISQSLLPKIGKGRLAVHEILVNNHAIANLIREDKTQQIYSQMQLNQQETGMVTQTQALLQALNKRLISKESALAYTTNRQELVKALGGE; this is translated from the coding sequence ATGGAAAAAAGCAATATAAAAACCGACATTCAAACCCTTTTAAGGGTACAAATAAACAACGACGCAAGTGACCTTCACATGGTAAGCAGAAGTGCTCCACAAATTAGAATTGATGGAAAATTAGTTCCTCTTGATATGCCAAATTTAACAGGAACAGACATCGAACATCTTTGCTATGCGATTATTACAGATGCTCAAAAAAGCGAACTCGAAGAGAAAAAAGAGCTTGACTTTGCTGTGGAAATTCCAAACATAGGAAGATTTAGAGGCAACTATTATTATACTATGAATGGTGATTTAGCAGCTGCATTTAGAAAAATTCCTGTTGATATTCCTTCCCTTGATGATTTAAGAGCTCCAAGTATTTTTAAAGAGCTAGTTAAAAGAGAAAAAGGAATGATTTTAGTAACTGGTCCTACAGGAAGTGGTAAATCAACTACTTTGGCTGCAATGCTAAATGAAATAAATTTAAATGAAAGAAAACACATTATAACAGTTGAAGACCCAGTTGAGTTTGTTCATGACAACAAAAAATGTCTTTTTTCTCATAGAAATATAGGAACCGATACTCACTCTTATGCAAATGCTTTAAAATATGCTCTTCGTGAAGACCCTGATATTATACTAATTGGTGAGATGAGAGATAAAGAAACTATTTCAATCGCCATTACAGCAGCTGAAACAGGACACTTAGTTTTTGCTACACTTCACACAAACTCAGCTATGCAAACAATCAGCCGTATAGTTGATAGTTTTGATGGAAGTGAACAAACCCAAATAAGAAATATGCTATCAGTTTCATTAAGTGCGATAATTTCACAATCTCTACTTCCAAAAATTGGAAAAGGACGACTTGCAGTTCATGAAATTTTGGTAAATAATCACGCCATTGCCAACCTAATAAGAGAGGATAAAACTCAACAAATTTATTCTCAAATGCAGTTAAATCAACAAGAAACAGGCATGGTAACTCAAACTCAAGCACTATTACAAGCACTTAATAAAAGACTCATTTCAAAAGAAAGCGCTCTTGCTTATACTACAAATAGACAAGAATTAGTTAAAGCTTTAGGGGGTGAGTAG
- the gatC gene encoding Asp-tRNA(Asn)/Glu-tRNA(Gln) amidotransferase subunit GatC produces MLIDDELLNKLEKLSALKIPENKRSQMKSQLEKIIDFVKILDEVDSKNLEIKNQNFTPLREDVPHQDQEVVDMILKSAPASEDHFFVVPKIIE; encoded by the coding sequence ATGTTAATTGATGATGAATTATTAAATAAACTCGAAAAACTAAGTGCCTTAAAAATACCAGAAAACAAAAGAAGTCAGATGAAATCACAGCTTGAAAAAATTATAGATTTTGTTAAAATTTTAGATGAAGTTGATAGTAAAAATTTGGAAATTAAAAACCAAAATTTCACCCCATTAAGAGAGGATGTACCACATCAAGATCAAGAAGTTGTTGATATGATTTTAAAATCAGCTCCAGCAAGTGAAGATCATTTCTTTGTAGTTCCAAAAATTATAGAATAA
- a CDS encoding type III pantothenate kinase, translating into MLLCDVGNCSAKFWDDGRLFSLSIDELNKFNPKEDVYYISVNSKFVPKSSRFIDIKDYFKFDTIYKGLGIDRIAGCYTIENGVIVDAGSAITIDLMISNTHQGGFITPGIGAYLNAYKSISPVLDIVFNSQIELDCFPQKTNDAVAYGIVKPLVLAINEMAKNKEIYFTGGDGSFFVKFFEKAIFDKNLVFRGMLKAINEHNSKVTKDNK; encoded by the coding sequence ATGTTACTTTGTGATGTAGGAAATTGTAGTGCTAAGTTTTGGGATGATGGCAGGCTTTTTAGTCTAAGCATTGATGAGCTTAATAAATTTAACCCAAAAGAAGATGTTTATTATATAAGTGTAAATTCCAAATTTGTTCCAAAAAGCAGTAGATTTATAGATATAAAAGATTATTTTAAATTTGATACTATTTATAAAGGTCTTGGCATAGATAGGATTGCAGGGTGTTATACTATAGAAAACGGGGTTATTGTAGATGCAGGAAGTGCAATAACTATTGATTTGATGATTTCAAATACTCATCAAGGCGGATTTATTACCCCAGGCATCGGAGCTTATCTAAATGCTTATAAAAGTATCTCGCCAGTTTTAGATATTGTATTTAACTCACAAATTGAGCTTGATTGTTTTCCACAAAAAACAAATGATGCTGTTGCTTATGGGATTGTAAAACCTCTAGTTTTAGCTATAAATGAAATGGCAAAAAACAAAGAGATTTATTTTACAGGTGGGGACGGGAGCTTTTTTGTCAAATTTTTTGAAAAAGCTATTTTTGATAAGAATTTGGTTTTTAGGGGCATGCTTAAAGCTATAAATGAACACAATAGTAAAGTTACTAAGGATAATAAATGA
- the hisG gene encoding ATP phosphoribosyltransferase encodes MITIALPKGRIANETLEIFEKVFKKEFVFEDRKLILNVENFKFLAIRSQDVPTYVENGAADVGVVGLDVLEEHKPNVLRLLDLGIGKCKVCVGIQKNKILNYDKPNLTVATKMTNITKEFFAKKATPVSIIKLYGSIELAPLIGLSDLIVDNVETGTTMKQNGLKVAETIMDSSAFLISNKNSFINKKIEILEIYDKISAVL; translated from the coding sequence ATGATAACAATAGCTCTTCCAAAAGGAAGAATAGCAAATGAAACTTTAGAAATTTTTGAAAAAGTTTTTAAAAAAGAGTTTGTTTTTGAAGATAGAAAGCTTATATTGAATGTAGAAAATTTTAAATTTTTAGCTATTAGAAGCCAGGATGTGCCTACTTATGTAGAAAATGGTGCTGCTGATGTAGGTGTAGTTGGACTTGATGTTTTGGAAGAGCATAAGCCAAATGTTCTAAGACTGCTTGATTTAGGGATTGGTAAATGCAAAGTATGTGTTGGCATACAAAAAAATAAGATTTTAAATTACGATAAGCCAAATTTAACAGTTGCAACAAAAATGACAAATATAACAAAAGAATTTTTTGCCAAAAAAGCTACTCCAGTTTCTATTATAAAACTATATGGTTCCATTGAGCTTGCTCCGTTAATAGGACTAAGTGATTTAATAGTTGATAATGTTGAAACCGGAACAACAATGAAACAAAACGGACTAAAAGTAGCTGAAACTATCATGGATAGTTCAGCTTTTTTAATATCTAACAAAAATAGTTTCATAAATAAAAAAATTGAAATTTTAGAAATTTATGATAAAATCTCAGCTGTTTTGTGA
- a CDS encoding LysR substrate-binding domain-containing protein has protein sequence MTLKQIEYFIKVCELKQISECSKFFGISQSAMSIAIKNLENSLGGELFDRIGKSLVINERGKAFLKSITPIYNRVLEIRKNMLNGGMFDIAITSSKNIGSYLLPEAVSEILENKNDKSKIHLDIKIENTEAILQSILNNQCDIGLIEGSLKNSEVSTITICEDELFIVTGDKDLAQKSWNISSLKDYGWVMREVGSGTREVFFNNIKENPNLNIILELPTSEVIKNSIRNRPLFTCLPYFAIHNELGNGLYKVNMKGKKFIRNLYAIYSKDKKNSETFMNIINEIIENIRKFHKKISSQNS, from the coding sequence ATGACATTAAAGCAGATTGAGTATTTTATCAAGGTTTGTGAATTAAAGCAAATTAGTGAGTGTTCAAAATTTTTTGGTATTTCACAATCAGCAATGTCAATTGCTATTAAAAATCTTGAGAACTCGCTTGGCGGTGAGCTGTTTGATCGAATAGGCAAAAGTCTTGTAATCAACGAAAGAGGAAAAGCTTTTTTAAAATCAATTACTCCAATTTATAACCGAGTTTTAGAAATTAGAAAAAATATGCTAAATGGAGGTATGTTTGATATTGCAATTACATCGAGTAAAAATATCGGAAGTTATCTTTTGCCAGAAGCAGTAAGCGAAATATTGGAAAATAAAAACGATAAATCAAAAATTCACTTAGATATAAAAATTGAAAATACTGAAGCTATATTGCAAAGTATTTTAAATAATCAATGCGATATTGGTCTTATTGAAGGCAGCTTAAAAAACAGTGAAGTAAGTACTATAACAATATGTGAAGATGAGCTTTTTATAGTAACTGGAGATAAAGATCTCGCGCAAAAATCTTGGAACATAAGCTCTTTAAAAGACTATGGTTGGGTTATGAGAGAAGTTGGCTCTGGCACAAGAGAAGTCTTTTTTAATAATATTAAAGAAAATCCAAATTTAAATATAATCTTAGAGCTTCCAACATCAGAAGTAATAAAAAACTCTATTAGGAACAGACCATTATTTACCTGTTTGCCTTATTTTGCAATACATAATGAACTTGGAAATGGACTTTATAAAGTGAATATGAAAGGTAAAAAGTTTATAAGAAATCTATATGCAATTTACTCAAAAGACAAGAAAAATAGCGAAACTTTTATGAATATAATAAATGAAATTATTGAAAATATAAGAAAATTTCACAAGAAAATCTCATCACAAAACAGCTGA
- a CDS encoding YeiH family protein, producing the protein MKNSTLSKKNFKKELNKEKLSHKSIYKKRRVKAWIFILTSALCAYSLSLLAPIKALAISPLIIAVILGAVLSNTFYGASFFLEKTGVIKIATKQILRLGIVLYGFKITLNDIGHVGFSGVLMAFFIVFSTFFIGYFLGLFLGLDKKSSILISSGSSICGAAAVLATSSVIKAKSDKIGVAVCTVVVYGTIFMFLYPVLFRLGVLDLSKTQMGYLMGLSLHEVAHAVGAGAAVGQEANDLSVIMKMLRVLMLVPFLFMISFLNFEKSSDKNSEKMSKKVTIPWFGLWFLAMVFIGSFLPLNLRDILLPVVNFIDIMLLTTAMFALGVTIRKDMLKKSGKKPFILATFLAIWLFMICFVIAKFLV; encoded by the coding sequence TTGAAAAATTCCACTTTAAGCAAAAAAAACTTTAAAAAAGAACTTAATAAAGAAAAATTATCTCATAAATCAATATATAAAAAAAGAAGAGTAAAAGCTTGGATTTTTATTTTAACAAGCGCGCTTTGTGCTTATTCTTTGTCGCTTCTTGCGCCAATTAAGGCTTTGGCAATAAGCCCTTTGATAATTGCTGTTATTTTAGGAGCTGTTTTGTCAAATACTTTTTATGGTGCTTCATTTTTTTTAGAAAAAACAGGCGTTATAAAAATTGCAACAAAACAAATTTTAAGACTTGGAATAGTTTTATATGGCTTTAAAATAACATTAAATGATATTGGTCATGTTGGATTTAGCGGCGTTTTAATGGCATTTTTTATAGTTTTTTCTACATTCTTTATAGGATATTTTTTAGGACTTTTCTTAGGACTTGATAAAAAAAGTTCTATTTTGATAAGCTCAGGAAGTTCTATTTGTGGTGCAGCAGCAGTTTTAGCAACAAGCAGTGTTATAAAAGCAAAGAGCGATAAAATAGGAGTTGCGGTTTGTACTGTTGTGGTTTATGGGACTATTTTTATGTTTTTATATCCAGTTTTATTTAGACTTGGAGTTTTGGATTTATCAAAAACACAAATGGGATATTTAATGGGACTTTCTCTTCATGAAGTAGCTCACGCAGTTGGTGCTGGAGCAGCTGTTGGCCAGGAGGCAAATGATTTAAGTGTTATAATGAAAATGCTTAGGGTTTTAATGCTTGTGCCATTTTTATTTATGATAAGTTTTTTAAATTTTGAAAAAAGTAGTGATAAAAATAGTGAAAAAATGAGTAAAAAAGTAACTATTCCTTGGTTTGGACTTTGGTTTTTGGCTATGGTTTTTATTGGGTCATTTTTGCCATTAAATTTGCGTGATATTTTACTTCCAGTTGTAAATTTTATAGACATTATGCTTTTAACAACAGCTATGTTTGCTCTTGGTGTTACAATTAGAAAAGATATGTTAAAAAAATCAGGTAAAAAGCCATTTATCCTAGCTACTTTTTTAGCTATATGGCTTTTTATGATTTGTTTTGTGATCGCTAAATTTTTAGTTTAA
- a CDS encoding dynamin family protein gives MLEIFEKNKDELIKIYGELIENKAINLNNINEETLKEKSLNLQKEEFILAVAGQIKAGKSTLLNALIFGNDILPSDDTPYTAKITEIRYGSDKKLKAIFYTKDEWQELKNEITEIDDKKVNYFKNFIEPDIKNSSYIKFLNQTKEDNISNLKEYVAKGGVYTPFVKSVEIYYPAEILKSLVVVDTPGTNDPNIFRSKITLDWIKRCDAAIYATYAGRAFDESDIKFINEYLLSLENSKRIVAINKIDVLRNFDEAKELLENNKKNETYQKTVFNEASSFVFTAGLYALLDEKEKNGFSLNEDELWYKDEANAEFWQNNGLNELKNLISDKIIQNKGKDLLVSHINFIKNAFEKKEVFLNTEINALETKISQNQKSKDEISKALGEVTNFRIKLDEVQKKFIYSIRNNLAQKIKNLNKNIDREFNDIKNTLASKINNYRRITELKNNIIWDIKNALESEKLKMDDLISQEMQDIKQDTKNETGKFINEMSKFEAFDSESLRQTLRYDTFDIYRDFSEFFDAGFINSDILEDIAFGNFNLFKRLAFKGAKTYIPKVRDFAIEKVDESKKELQEKILNNIHSFGEKLCAQVPNSIKNVLLNNQKDLENIKEKGSLNEKELNELILNLNQKENNINKFKEIKENFMKKLENMKGEIYE, from the coding sequence ATGCTTGAAATTTTTGAAAAAAACAAAGATGAATTAATTAAGATTTATGGCGAACTTATTGAAAACAAAGCCATAAATTTAAATAATATAAACGAAGAAACTCTTAAAGAAAAATCTTTAAATTTACAAAAAGAAGAATTTATCCTAGCCGTTGCAGGCCAAATAAAAGCTGGTAAATCAACACTTTTAAATGCATTGATTTTTGGTAATGACATACTCCCAAGTGATGATACGCCATATACTGCTAAAATCACAGAGATAAGATATGGAAGTGATAAAAAACTAAAAGCCATCTTTTATACAAAAGATGAGTGGCAAGAGCTAAAAAATGAAATTACCGAAATTGATGATAAAAAGGTAAATTATTTTAAAAATTTTATAGAACCTGATATTAAAAACAGCTCTTATATAAAATTTCTAAATCAGACAAAAGAAGATAATATATCAAACTTAAAAGAATATGTCGCAAAAGGCGGAGTTTATACACCATTTGTAAAAAGTGTGGAAATTTACTATCCAGCTGAAATTTTAAAAAGCTTAGTTGTAGTTGATACCCCAGGGACAAATGATCCAAATATCTTTAGAAGTAAAATTACACTTGATTGGATAAAAAGATGTGACGCTGCCATATATGCGACATATGCCGGAAGAGCCTTTGATGAAAGTGATATAAAATTTATAAATGAATATCTACTAAGTCTTGAAAACTCAAAAAGAATAGTTGCTATAAATAAAATAGATGTTTTAAGAAATTTTGATGAGGCAAAAGAACTGCTTGAAAATAATAAAAAAAATGAAACCTATCAAAAAACGGTATTTAATGAAGCTAGTTCATTTGTCTTTACAGCCGGACTTTATGCACTTTTGGATGAAAAAGAAAAAAATGGATTTTCGCTAAATGAAGATGAGCTTTGGTATAAAGATGAAGCAAATGCTGAGTTTTGGCAAAACAACGGGCTTAATGAGCTAAAAAATTTAATAAGCGATAAGATTATCCAAAATAAAGGTAAAGATTTACTTGTTTCGCATATCAATTTTATAAAAAATGCTTTTGAGAAAAAAGAGGTATTTTTAAATACAGAAATAAACGCTCTTGAAACGAAAATATCTCAAAACCAAAAAAGCAAAGATGAGATAAGTAAAGCACTTGGTGAAGTGACAAATTTTAGAATAAAGCTTGATGAAGTGCAAAAAAAATTTATTTATAGCATCAGAAATAATTTAGCTCAAAAAATTAAAAATTTAAATAAAAATATAGATAGAGAATTTAATGACATTAAAAATACTCTAGCCTCAAAAATCAATAACTACAGAAGGATTACAGAATTAAAAAACAATATCATATGGGATATTAAAAATGCTCTTGAAAGTGAAAAGTTAAAAATGGATGACCTAATAAGTCAAGAAATGCAAGATATCAAACAAGATACAAAAAATGAAACTGGAAAGTTTATAAATGAGATGAGTAAATTTGAAGCTTTTGACTCAGAGTCTTTAAGACAAACTCTTAGATATGATACTTTTGACATATATAGAGATTTTAGTGAGTTTTTTGATGCTGGTTTTATAAATAGCGATATTTTAGAGGATATTGCTTTTGGAAATTTTAATTTATTTAAAAGATTAGCCTTCAAGGGAGCTAAAACCTACATACCAAAAGTTAGAGATTTCGCAATTGAAAAGGTTGATGAAAGTAAAAAAGAATTGCAAGAAAAAATTTTAAATAATATTCATAGTTTTGGAGAAAAATTATGTGCACAAGTGCCTAATTCTATAAAAAATGTATTGCTTAACAATCAAAAGGATTTAGAAAATATAAAAGAAAAAGGAAGTTTAAATGAAAAAGAATTAAACGAACTTATTTTAAATTTAAATCAAAAAGAAAATAACATAAATAAATTTAAAGAAATTAAAGAAAATTTTATGAAAAAACTTGAAAATATGAAAGGGGAAATTTATGAATAG
- a CDS encoding dynamin family protein, whose amino-acid sequence MINLSDDFKKYIDYISFLHDLSNDAGVSDQYDYIEMLKNGAKELIAKEVIHSNQIAKAEVAVIGDFSSGKSSFINSIIGKNLCPVGAGATTSSITTFNYSDEVKILINGDEISQSEYENLAKHNDPNTKSKAYDIKYFYPFESFRNVVLYDTPGFSNAGNLDNGKNGDTKLTMEKAKAVDVLLVVIDIHQGSITDELKKRLLEIKNQNKDAYFIAVLNKADKKSPTAREKIKEEILKNFEFREIFIYSSIKSDKDEFINEKSKMLSFFNQISKNKDKFIKDRFKNEKQDFMDNLSITLDVVSDDIINQIHNNAANLLKNLEENDFYEMRASFEKISKKVCENLETIRKETYAERGEGFWDGLFGTDKKWHDEYYYIKEEALQNELQNFKNLTIHAIQNINHYSDINMENLNATIDRNLNFFANKMIINSSKDPYCIQAIEYYDEHGNEKLEIIEEIQNGYLDFFMQSTEFFESCINNSIREYNDENIQIINKIDDELVTTLFKIADFLFDNAIANYLSLCFSFFVKQENIEILCDKNGYIIFDKEYFAQNILDGAKIILENYSYDKNSLKKCIDNSLNDLEQKLSSDSIKSDEGQFKACITRHFFMNFKNELKQNFALTINN is encoded by the coding sequence ATGATAAATTTAAGTGATGATTTTAAAAAATATATTGATTATATTTCATTTTTACACGATCTATCAAATGATGCTGGTGTTAGCGACCAATATGACTACATTGAAATGTTAAAAAATGGTGCAAAAGAATTAATCGCAAAAGAAGTAATCCACTCAAACCAAATAGCAAAAGCAGAAGTTGCCGTCATAGGTGACTTCTCATCTGGAAAATCAAGCTTCATAAACTCAATTATTGGCAAAAATTTGTGCCCTGTTGGAGCCGGTGCGACAACTTCATCGATTACTACATTTAACTACTCAGATGAGGTTAAAATTTTAATAAATGGGGATGAAATTTCTCAAAGCGAATATGAAAATTTAGCCAAACATAACGACCCAAACACAAAAAGCAAAGCTTATGATATAAAATATTTTTATCCATTTGAAAGTTTTAGAAATGTGGTTCTTTATGATACTCCAGGATTTTCAAATGCAGGAAATTTGGATAATGGTAAAAACGGCGATACAAAACTTACTATGGAAAAAGCAAAAGCTGTTGATGTGCTTTTAGTGGTTATTGATATACATCAAGGCTCAATTACAGATGAGCTTAAAAAAAGACTTTTGGAAATAAAAAATCAAAATAAAGATGCGTATTTTATAGCTGTTTTAAATAAAGCTGATAAAAAATCACCAACAGCAAGAGAAAAAATAAAAGAAGAAATTCTAAAAAACTTTGAATTTAGAGAAATTTTCATTTATAGTAGTATAAAATCAGACAAAGATGAGTTTATAAATGAAAAAAGCAAAATGCTTTCATTTTTTAATCAAATCAGCAAAAATAAAGACAAATTTATAAAAGATCGTTTTAAAAATGAAAAACAAGATTTTATGGATAATTTAAGTATTACTTTAGATGTTGTGAGTGATGATATAATCAACCAAATACATAACAATGCTGCGAATTTATTAAAAAACTTAGAAGAAAATGATTTCTACGAAATGAGAGCCAGTTTTGAAAAAATATCAAAAAAGGTATGTGAAAATTTAGAAACTATAAGAAAAGAAACTTATGCTGAAAGAGGTGAGGGGTTTTGGGATGGTCTTTTTGGAACTGATAAAAAATGGCATGATGAGTATTACTATATAAAAGAAGAAGCACTACAAAACGAACTTCAAAATTTTAAAAATTTAACAATACATGCTATACAAAATATAAATCATTATTCAGATATAAATATGGAAAATTTAAATGCTACCATTGATAGAAATTTAAATTTTTTTGCAAATAAAATGATTATAAATTCAAGCAAAGACCCATATTGTATTCAAGCAATAGAGTATTACGACGAGCATGGAAATGAAAAACTAGAAATAATAGAAGAAATTCAAAATGGCTATCTTGACTTTTTCATGCAAAGCACTGAATTTTTTGAAAGTTGTATAAATAATTCAATTCGTGAGTACAACGATGAAAATATACAAATAATTAATAAAATAGATGATGAACTGGTCACAACGCTGTTTAAAATAGCTGATTTTTTATTTGACAATGCAATAGCTAATTACTTATCCTTATGTTTTTCTTTTTTTGTAAAACAAGAGAATATAGAAATACTTTGTGATAAAAATGGATATATCATTTTTGATAAAGAATATTTTGCACAAAATATTCTTGATGGGGCAAAGATTATATTGGAGAATTACTCATATGATAAAAACTCTTTAAAAAAATGCATCGACAACTCTTTAAACGATTTAGAGCAAAAGCTATCAAGTGATTCAATAAAAAGTGATGAAGGTCAGTTTAAAGCTTGTATAACTCGTCATTTTTTTATGAATTTTAAAAATGAATTGAAACAAAATTTTGCTCTTACAATAAATAATTAA
- a CDS encoding dynamin family protein: MTISEICQKFDIDGVNERFQKSLEDKIEIGFLGEFSSGKSSLVNSLLGRDLLSINPLPTTKTVVEINFSNKDEFFKKDGDTISEISEDEFTNLQTKDGKFHLIANISAATERERERERESK, from the coding sequence ATGACAATATCAGAAATTTGTCAAAAATTTGACATAGACGGCGTTAATGAAAGGTTCCAAAAATCTTTAGAAGACAAGATAGAAATTGGTTTTTTAGGTGAGTTTTCAAGCGGAAAATCAAGTCTTGTAAATTCTTTATTAGGTAGAGATCTATTAAGTATAAACCCACTTCCTACGACAAAAACGGTGGTTGAGATAAATTTCAGCAACAAAGATGAGTTTTTTAAAAAAGATGGCGATACAATAAGTGAAATTTCCGAAGATGAGTTTACAAATTTACAAACAAAAGATGGAAAATTTCATCTAATTGCAAATATTTCAGCCGCCACCGAGAGAGAGAGAGAGAGAGAGAGAGAGAGTAAATAA
- the nadD gene encoding nicotinate (nicotinamide) nucleotide adenylyltransferase translates to MKIALFGGSFDPPHLGHDKIVKKALKVLNLDKLIVMPTFINPFKNGFFAPPNLRLNWCKKLWQNLDNVLISDYEILQNHPVSTIQSVKFLYSKFEIDKFYLIIGEDNLKDLNKWHKFDELCNLVEFIVASRNEDEIKNLKQILPLKKLDINVNISSTEFRQNLNKDFIPNSIKNEVMKFYKDKKMEKKLEIIKKVLEDKKAENVEIIDMRNEDYIAKYVVIATTLTGKHGLSLTDDLDAALKPLGEEFLGVEASDEWSVIDLGDVIIHLMSESHRAKYDIEELLAKLKKKEN, encoded by the coding sequence ATGAAAATAGCACTTTTTGGTGGGAGCTTTGATCCCCCACATTTAGGACATGATAAAATTGTAAAAAAAGCTTTAAAAGTTCTAAATTTAGACAAACTTATCGTAATGCCAACTTTTATAAATCCATTTAAAAATGGTTTTTTTGCCCCACCAAATTTAAGGCTTAATTGGTGTAAAAAACTTTGGCAAAATTTAGATAATGTTTTAATAAGTGATTATGAAATTTTACAAAATCATCCAGTTTCCACGATACAAAGTGTTAAATTTTTATATTCTAAATTTGAAATTGATAAATTTTATTTAATTATTGGCGAAGATAATTTAAAGGATTTAAATAAGTGGCATAAATTTGATGAGTTGTGTAATTTGGTAGAATTTATAGTGGCTTCAAGAAATGAAGATGAAATAAAAAACTTAAAACAAATTTTACCCTTGAAAAAGTTAGACATTAATGTTAATATTTCATCTACAGAATTTAGACAAAATTTAAACAAAGACTTCATACCAAATTCTATAAAAAATGAAGTTATGAAATTTTATAAGGATAAAAAAATGGAAAAAAAACTTGAAATTATTAAAAAAGTCTTAGAGGATAAAAAGGCTGAAAATGTCGAAATAATCGATATGAGAAATGAGGACTATATCGCCAAATATGTAGTAATTGCTACAACTCTTACAGGAAAACATGGACTATCTTTAACTGATGATTTAGACGCAGCTTTAAAGCCTTTGGGTGAAGAGTTTTTAGGCGTTGAAGCAAGTGATGAATGGAGCGTAATAGACTTAGGCGATGTGATCATTCATCTAATGAGTGAAAGCCATAGAGCAAAGTATGATATTGAAGAACTTTTAGCAAAACTTAAGAAAAAAGAGAATTAA